The genome window CCAGATATCGTTCCAGGCCGCCGGTGACCGGTATCGCGAGCAGCTCCGGCACCTTGTACGGGTGCAGCTCGGCGAACGCACGTCGCAGGCCTTCGATGCATCCCGACCGCGTCTTGAGCATCACGACCGCCTCCTGCTCGTCGGCGATCTTGCCCTCCCACCGGTAGATAG of Gemmatimonadaceae bacterium contains these proteins:
- the cutA gene encoding divalent-cation tolerance protein CutA, yielding MAHTDAVVVLTTIANADEAVELIRALLDRRLIACGTVQPGARSIYRWEGKIADEQEAVVMLKTRSGCIEGLRRAFAELHPYKVPELLAIPVTGGLERYLGWINSETSLTIA